The Chelonia mydas isolate rCheMyd1 chromosome 3, rCheMyd1.pri.v2, whole genome shotgun sequence genome includes a region encoding these proteins:
- the SOCS5 gene encoding suppressor of cytokine signaling 5: protein MDQVGKMWNNFKYRCQNLFNHEGGNRNENIDVDSTRCSSVKERSIHVPDLAPQQPSSPLRENIALQLGLSPSKNSVRRNQNCVTDIPQIVEISIEKDNDSCVTTGTRLARRDSYSRHAPWGGKKKHSCSTKTQSSLDNDKRFGRTRSGLQRRERRYGVSSVHDTDSVSNRTVGSRTLRQRLQDTVGLCFPMRTYSKQSKPLFSNKRKIHLSELMLEKCPFPAGSDLAQKWHLIKQHTAPVSPHSTFFDTFDSSLISAEDEEDRLRERRRLSIEEGVDPPPNAQIHTFEATAQVNPLYKLGPKLAPGMTELTGDNSAALQGNCDSEEDTTTLCLQSRRQKQRQVSGESHGHSSRQGAWKVHTQIDYIHCLVPDLLQITGNPCYWGVMDRYEAEALLEGKPEGTFLLRDSAQEDYLFSVSFRRYNRSLHARIEQWNHNFSFDAHDPCVFHSSTVTGLLEHYKDPSSCMFFEPLLTVSLNRTFPFSLQYICRAVICRCTTYDGIDGLPLPSMLQDFLKEYHYKQKVRVRWLEREPIKTK, encoded by the coding sequence ATGGATCAAGTGGGAAAGATGTGGAACAACTTCAAATACAGATGCCAGAATCTCTTCAATCATGAAGGTGGAAACCGAAATGAAAACATAGATGTAGACTCCACTCGATGCTCATCTGTTAAAGAGAGAAGTATCCATGTACCCGATTTGGCTCCGCAGCAACCAAGCAGCCCTTTAAGAGAGAACATTGCCTTACAACTAGGTTTAAGTCCTTCAAAGAATTCAGTGAGGAGAAATCAGAATTGTGTCACTGACATCCCTCAGATTGTCGAAATAAGCATTGAGAAAGATAATGACTCGTGTGTTACCACAGGAACGAGACTTGCACGAAGGGATTCCTACTCTCGGCATGCTCCTTGGGGTGGGAAAAAGAAACATTCCTGTTCTACAAAAACCCAGAGCTCCTTGGATAATGATAAAAGATTTGGTCGAACACGAAGCGGCTTGCAAAGGCGGGAGCGAAGATACGGTGTGAGCTCTGTTCATGATACGGACAGCGTATCAAACAGGACTGTAGGTAGCCGTACTCTGCGACAGCGGCTTCAGGATACcgttggattatgttttcccatgagAACTTATAGCAAACAGTCCAAACCTCTCTTTTCTAATAAAAGAAAGATTCATCTCTCTGAATTAATGCTTGAGAAATGTCCTTTCCCTGCTGGATCTGATCTTGCCCAAAAGTGGCATCTGATTAAGCAACATACAGCTCCTGTGAGCCCTCATTCAACTTTTTTTGATACATTTGATTCTTCCTTGATTTCTGCAGAAGATGAAGAAGATAGACTTAGAGAGAGACGTAGGCTTAGTATTGAAGAAGGGGTTGACCCCCCTCCTAATGCCCAAATACATACATTTGAAGCTACAGCACAGGTTAATCCATTATATAAACTGGGACCAAAGTTAGCCCCGGGTATGACTGAGCTTACAGGGGACAATAGTGCAGCACTACAGGGAAACTGTGATTCTGAAGAGGACACAACAACCCTCTGCTTGCAGTCACGCAGGCAAAAGCAACGTCAAGTGTCTGGAGAGAGCCATGGCCATAGCAGCAGACAAGGGGCTTGGAAAGTACATACTCAGATTGATTACATACACTGCCTTGTGCCAGACTTACTTCAAATAACAGGTAACCCATGTTATTGGGGTGTGATGGACCGTTATGAGGCGGAGGCACTTCTGGAAGGCAAACCTGAAGGCACTTTTTTGCTCAGGGATTCTGCACAAGAGGACTACCTCTTCTCTGTGAGCTTCCGTCGTTACAACAGATCCCTCCATGCACGTATTGAGCAATGGAATCACAATTTTAGTTTTGACGCTCATGATCCCTGTGTATTTCACTCCTCCACTGTTACAGGACTTCTAGAACATTATAAAGACCCTAGCTCTTGCATGTTTTTTGAACCATTACTTACTGTATCTCTGAACAGGACTTTTCCTTTTAGTCTGCAGTATATCTGCCGGGCAGTAATCTGCAGGTGCACTACGTATGATGGAATTGATGGCCTTCCTTTACCATCAATGTTGCAAGACTTTCTAAAGGAATATCACTATAAACAAAAAGTTAGGGTGCGATGGTTGGAACGGGAACCTATTAAGACAAAGTAA